One Engystomops pustulosus chromosome 7, aEngPut4.maternal, whole genome shotgun sequence DNA window includes the following coding sequences:
- the LOC140070395 gene encoding uncharacterized protein, with protein sequence MDRYYFKPLGLEYCQVWLQNRIQHLPPFKIYFSIPLYLFFYPFSYLAGSFIPHPFESGGSSSSRPRKDGLLLSTVPGQKTQWIESADHKFEIPKQLHHLQAISHGIGKSRRSKTSDPLLQKKNLHYSPRSYENPGSSYGLPSIRNLEPEPLSHSTELDPPFLEPENLGIGQKDHHSILGKKRSAMVVGGKASGKRGSLALPSVSYHHDRCKQSGLGSSLPLALRPGILDPFTSKETIKLSGTTSRLGSLKDQPSLLLKNQHVHILTDNTTVVSYLRRQGGTRSIALSSLTRTIFSWAEENILSLSATHLKGVLNTEADFLSRRVVSPNEWCLNQEIFCQLTDLCGTPRIDLFATRENSLCHLYFSLEAREPKDRLDAFSHPWIEPLSYAFPPIPLVARVLRKILMDQARVILICPNWPKKSWYPLLTSLALRQPVILPPRKDLLHQGPILHPDPEKLQLAAWILSPTS encoded by the exons ATGGACAGATATTACTTCAAACCCTTGGGTCTTGAATATTGTCAGGTCTGGTTACAGAATAGAATTCAGCACCTACCCCCCTTCAAGATTTATTTCTCCATCCCCCTCTACCTCTTCTTCTACCCATTCTCTTATTTGGCAGGAAGTTTCATCCCTCATCCATTCGAGAGTGGTGGTTCCAGTTCCTCAAGACCAAGAAAGGACGGGCTTCTACTCTCCACTGTTCCTGGTCAAAAAACCCAATGGATCGAATCGGCTGATCATAAATTTGAAATCCCTAAACAGCTTCATCACCTACAGGCGATTTCacatggaatcg GAAAAAGCCGACGGTCTAAGACTTCAGATCCGCTCCTTCAGAAGAAAAACCTCCATTACAGTCCGAGGAGCTATGAAAATCCTGGGTCTTCTTACGGCCTGCCTTCCATCCGTAATCTGGAGCCAGAGCCATTGTCGCACTCTACAGAGTTGGATCCTCCGTTCTTGGAACCGGAGAACCTCGGGATTGGACAAAAAGATCACCATTCCATCCTCGGTAAAAAGAGATCTGCAATGGTGGTTGGAGGTAAAGCATCTGGAAAAAGGGGTTCCTTGGCACTGCCTTCCGTGTCTTACCATCACGACCGATGCAAGCAGTctgggctggggagcagtcttcccCTCGCATTACGCCCAGGGATCCTGGACCCCTTCACTAGCAAAGAAACCATCAAATTATCGGGAACTACGAGCCGTCTGGGAAGCCTTAAGGACCAACCCTCTCTTCTTCTGAAGAATCAGCATGTCCACATACTGACAGACAACACCACGGTGGTATCTTACCTGAGGCGACAAGGAGGTACAAGGTCGATAGCTCTCTCCTCCCTGACTCGCACCATCTTTTCCTGGGCAGAAGAGAACATACTCTCTCTTTCGGCAACTCATCTAAAAGGAGTCCTGAACACGGAGGCAGACTTCCTCAGCAGGAGAGTGGTCTCTCCCAACGAATGGTGTTTAAATCAGGAAATTTTCTGCCAGTTGACAGATCTTTGTGGCACTCCGCGAATCGACCTTTTCGCCACAAGAGAGAACTCATTGTGTCATCtatacttctctctggaggcaaGGGAGCCGAAGGATCGACTAGACGCCTTCAGTCACCCATGGATCGAACCTCTCTCCTacgcctttccccctattcccttggtcgcaagggtcctcaggaagatccttatggaccaggcaagggtaatactcatctgcccgaactggccaAAAAAGAGCTGGTACCCCTTGCTGACATCCCTGGCCCTCCGGCAACCAGTGATACTGCCTCCAAGGAAGGATCTTCTGCACCAGGGTCCTATTCTGCATCCAGACCCGGAGAAGCTTCAGTTAGCGGCCTGGATCCTGAGTCCGACTTCTTAA